The genomic window ATCATTACTGTTTTCGTTATTTAAGGTCTACTTATATTTGGTTTACATTCCTTtatctgaataaattaaataaatatttataaatatttaacaaattattcagataatggaatgtttttttttattaatttacaatcagTTTATCACTTgagtaatatatttgcatatttatgttttctttttcatgaTTAGTAAAATTCTCTAGTAAAATGTGgccaaatattttagatatagtttgtattattaaagattattaaagattaatttattctaagattattaaatacaagCAATCAAAAagaataactatatattatcatattgaaacgcattgtattaaaaatgtgtatatatatatatatatatattaggtaAGCGCTTCACAGTGAatctattgtaattatataagaatgaaaACATTTGTGTAAACATGAAAGTTACACACATTTTGTGAATTATCTACATTGATCGTGCACTGACATtgaatgtatgaaaaaaattacatatatatgtatgtctaCGACAAGTGAAAAGCAATTTTTAGGACAATGTTATAAGCAGATGTTagtaaaattctgaaaaataaaaaaaacatgaatttaAGGAACATTTACTTAGCTCaccattgttttattttttggtgTAGAAAAGGAAAcctataattatcatatttatagttACACCGGATCTCTAATGTCTTTaatctctataaatatataactaatattaaatgtatctaTGCATAAGTTTGTACCTTTGTGCCATAACGACGCATTGCTTGGGCAGATGCTTGGCTTAATTTTTCCCTGTATAGCATAGCTGCGCGTGAATTATATTTCTGCTGAGCATCAGTTGTAGTACAATTGTGTtgtacaaagaattttttctaaaagttagcaatatagaaaatagagataaaacatatgttgattgaattacaaattataatttaaaaaaaaaaatggatattaCAAGCTATGGAAACTAACAGCATTGGCATTACCACCCAGCTGCATATTTCTGAGATGCAACCATGTCCAATTTGTGTCAAGTTGCGTAGATTTGACAAAGGTAAGATGCACTCCCAGACTGCGATGTACTGCCGAACAATCGATGCACAAGAAGACTCCATACGTCACACTGGACCATGCTGGATTCTTCGCATTACAATCAAAACATGTCTGAAAGAATGGAAAGTTGGcacatattttgaaattgctAAAACATCAAACAATCATTGATGAAAACGTGTTTGTATATAGTGAATGTTTTCAcggaatattcatatataaatgatcCGCGAAATGTAATACAACTGTTCTGCAGAGCGGATATCATCGCTttcatatgtgtgtgttacaTGATTAGGAGAGGAATTCTCGAGAGAAATCGCAAGCGTATTGTTCAGTCCCATTATTTCCCATATGTTTACTGTCGATTCAAATCAGGGACAAACCTTGTTGGTTGGAATGGCCCGAAGTCTCTTGAAAATTTCTTCGATATCTGCTTTACTGGGCGCATCTGCCATTTTTGACGTGTTGTCAACGTTCGTCACGATAAAATTCTGGAATGCGTGGCGAAAGCTGATTGCTCGGCACTAAAGTCACTCGAGCGAGTCGCTCGACGATGTGATTCTTCACGGAAAAAAGGAGGGAACACAGGAAGTATAATGAATGCAATAAAAAGCATACGAGGAAAGTGCAATATATATCACCAATAGCGCTACACGAACATATATTTACAGGGACAGGAATTTGTGACGTTACATGAAATTGCATATCCTATTTTATCGACCTTAAACGCTCTATTTTAACGACCGCACCAATATACGTTCTATCTTACCGACTTACCTGAAAATATCTTCTAGATCATCTAGATCTAGGTCAAGGTCAAAGATTGGTCTCCCTtccgagatatatatatagcacaaAATTGCAGGATCCAAAAAAGCGCAAGATTCGACCTTTTATTTTGGTTTTAaggtgataaattatataaatatatacacatgtcaTGGATGAACAAAATGatactgtaattttttatttcttataatacttcaatatctttttttatctacggATCCATCCGTGGATCGTTGTCCCGTATTCGGCGAATCGCTCACATTCACTTCCTCTTCCTCCATTTCCATACTGTTCAAtctgaaaatattcaaatattttatcactgtattctatgaaaaatgtgtatatgtgccataaaaaaaaaaaactcactcATCTTGCTCAAGACTGTAGAGCATTTGAAAGCCGGCGTCCAAGCTAGACGGAAATCCCTTTTCAGGATCAAGTAATTGTAACGTTGGAACTTCTCGGTACACATTGCCAAACTCATCTAGTTCCTCGAATTGTAGCTTGCTAGTTGCCTCATCTAGGACCATCCTGAAAAacgtttataaatgttattttgatgTAAGCAgcatttaaactatttaaaaaattatctaggATTCAACATGTGTTTCAGTACTCAGTACTGAAAGTATTAAGTTCAAGTTACTTCTGTCTTTCTATTGTTTCCTCGACTTGCTTCCTTATATTATCTTCAAATTTGATAATGTATTCCTGATAATAATCATGCAATGCTGTTACTCCTCCTATACCTGTCTCAAGCAGCACTCTCTCCACAGCATCctagaaaatacaaaagtttatataaaaatagctaaaacatttaaaaaattatgtttttttttattttacaggaAAACCATGATCCTTCTGCTCAGTCgctacttttaataaaagggTCATTCGTCTCAGAAAGTGATCTGCGACATCGGTGAGTGTTTCTATAGCAATATCCGACGAGTGTTCGAATCCAATATGAGCCAATAAAACAGTCACAGCGTATCTCAATAAATTCCGCGCAGTTTGTGGCATTAAATGATGTACAGTGGAGTAATCTTCAAGTGTATTTCTGGAatgatgcaattaataattatacaattataacaaCAATTTAAACTGAGACTACAATAATTACCCCTTTGGCTGATGAggtagaaaatgaaataaattttttaaatgtactttttcttttgaatcCTGTGACCCTACCACAGTCATATTTCCAAGCATAGTTCCTTCATcctacaaaaagaaaataattattgttactttTAAGCAAGTAGCAtatcattttgataaattattttgataaatattttaatcaaaaaatttatttcaattttgtacCATTGTTCGTAATTgttgatgaaaatttatggtgtttaatatatgtaaatttcccATTGGTAATCTATAATGAACATTAATAGTTTTCAATATTAGTTTAACTTATTTTGATACATCGATGTTGTATAAACATCATACTCACTGTAGATATTCAGGTTGCTTGTCAATACAGTAGTCACAATCGGTGCTGTTTGAATCATCCATAGCTTGTCGCCAgacattttctattaaatctgGTGTTATTATTTCTTGCTTGAGCATCTCCCGCGATGGTAACTCTCCCCACAAACCACCTAAGTTTTTGCTAGACTTCATCGttgcttgaaaaatatatagaaaagtatTCATTTAGCGATCATTCATACTaatgacattatatattatcaatgaattgataaattaatataaaaatagctaCTTCAATTTCCTcgtacttaattattaatataacttaaatttaaataaattcaatatgcatgtatcaatgttaaaaaatttgtagcagCCTagtaattaacttaattactgaaacagatatttaataatttattacatatatgcgcTGATTAAATCActatgagaatatttttgattcataaaagagcaaaaaatGGATTTGGAAAAAACATTTCTGTCAGcagagttttttttattcgaaatcgTATTTAATGACAATTGGATGACATCCATTG from Cataglyphis hispanica isolate Lineage 1 chromosome 16, ULB_Chis1_1.0, whole genome shotgun sequence includes these protein-coding regions:
- the LOC126855552 gene encoding STAGA complex 65 subunit gamma-like translates to MKSSKNLGGLWGELPSREMLKQEIITPDLIENVWRQAMDDSNSTDCDYCIDKQPEYLQLPMGNLHILNTINFHQQLRTMDEGTMLGNMTVVGSQDSKEKVHLKNLFHFLPHQPKGNTLEDYSTVHHLMPQTARNLLRYAVTVLLAHIGFEHSSDIAIETLTDVADHFLRRMTLLLKVATEQKDHGFPDAVERVLLETGIGGVTALHDYYQEYIIKFEDNIRKQVEETIERQKMVLDEATSKLQFEELDEFGNVYREVPTLQLLDPEKGFPSSLDAGFQMLYSLEQDELNSMEMEEEEVNVSDSPNTGQRSTDGSVDKKRY